Proteins encoded together in one Bactrocera neohumeralis isolate Rockhampton chromosome 4, APGP_CSIRO_Bneo_wtdbg2-racon-allhic-juicebox.fasta_v2, whole genome shotgun sequence window:
- the LOC126756176 gene encoding T-complex protein 1 subunit epsilon, translating to MSAFPGSIAFDEYGRPFIILREQEREKRITGTDAIKSHILAARQIASTLKTSLGPKGLDKIMVSADGDVTVTNDGATIMKLMEVDHEIGKLMVQLSQSQDDEIGDGTTGVVVLAGALLEQAESLIDRGIHPIRIADGFELAAQCAVRQLESIAEPFPIDPKNKEPLVQIAMTTLGSKIVNKCHLQMATMAVDAVLNVADIEKRDVNFELIKIETKVGGRMEDSMLVKGVVVDKTMSHAQMPKVLKDVKLAILTCPFEPPKPKTKHKLDVTSAEDYRALREYEQEKFVNMVKQVKDAGATLAICQWGFDDEANHLLLQHELPAVRWVGGPEIELIAIATGGRIVPRFEELTAEKLGTAGLVRELSFGTSKDKMLVIEECKNSKAVTIFLRGGNAMIIAEAKRSIHDALCVVRSLIKDNRIVYGGGAAEISCSLAVAKEADQLSTLEQYAFRAFSVALENIPLALAENSGLHPIETLSELKARQVSEKCPSLGVDCMLSGDSDMKNHNVVESLNSKKQQILLATQLVKMILKIDDVRSKDGQ from the exons ATGTCCGCCTTCCCGGGTAGTATCGCCTTCGACGAATACGGTCGtccttttataattttacgtgAACAAGAACGCGAAAAGCGCATCACTGGAACCGATGCTATCAAG AGTCACATTTTGGCCGCACGCCAAATCGCTAGTACGCTGAAAACATCATTGGGTCCAAAAGGTTTGGATAAAATTATGGTTAGCGCAGATGGCGATGTGACCGTAACAAATGATGGTGCCACAATAATGAAATTGATGGAGGTCGATCACGAGATTGGCAAACTCATGGTGCAATTGTCACAATCACAGGATGACGAAATCGGCGACGGCACTACTGGCGTCGTTGTTTTAGCCGGTGCTTTGCTCGAGCAAGCTGAAAGCCTTATTGATCGTGGCATTCATCCAATTCGTATTGCTGATGGTTTCGAATTGGCCGCTCAGTGCGCTGTTAGACAATTAGAATCTATTGCCGAACCATTCCCTATCGATCCCAAAAATAAGGAACCACTCGTACAGATTGCTATGACTACACTAGGCAGTAAAATTGTGAACAAGTGCCATTTGCAAATGGCTACCATGGCCGTGGATGCTGTGTTGAACGTGGCTGATATTGAGAAGCGTGATGTGAATTTCGAGTTGATCAAAATTGAGACCAAAGTTGGTGGTCGCATGGAGGATTCGATGCTGGTGAAAGGTGTTGTGGTCGACAAAACCATGAGCCATGCACAAATGCCGAAAGTGTTGAAAGATGTAAAGCTTGCTATACTCACCTGCCCATTTGAACCACCAAAGCCCAAGACCAAGCATAAGTTGGATGTCACTTCGGCCGAAGACTACCGTGCGCTGCGTGAATACGAACAGGAGAAATTCGTAAATATGGTTAAACAAGTTAAGGACGCTGGTGCCACTTTGGCCATCTGCCAATGGGGCTTCGATGATGAAGCCAACCATTTGTTGCTGCAACACGAATTGCCTGCGGTTCGTTGGGTCGGTGGACCTGAAATCGAATTGATTGCTATTGCCACTGGTGGCAGAATCGTACCACGTTTCGAGGAATTGACAGCCGAAAAGCTGGGTACTGCTGGTTTAGTGCGTGAACTAT CTTTCGGTACGTCCAAGGACAAAATGTTGGTTATTGAGGAGTGCAAGAATTCCAAGGCTGTAACTATTTTCCTGCGTGGTGGCAATGCCATGATCATTGCCGAGGCCAAACGTTCTATACACGATGCACTTTGTGTTGTACGCTCGTTGATTAAG GATAATCGCATTGTCTACGGTGGTGGTGCAGCTGAAATCAGTTGCTCTCTAGCCGTTGCCAAAGAGGCCGATCAGTTGTCCACTCTGGAGCAGTATGCCTTCCGTGCCTTCTCCGTGGCCCTCGAGAACATACCGTTGGCTTTAGCCGAGAATAGCGGCTTGCATCCCATTGAAACATTGTCTGAGTTGAAGGCACGTCAAGTTTCAGAGAAGTGCCCCAGCTTGGGTGTGGATTGCATGCTGTCCGGTGATTCTGATATGAAGAATCATAATGTAGTCGAATCGTTGAATTCCAAGAAACAACAGATCCTCCTCGCGACACAGTTAGTGAAGATGATACTTAAAATTGATGATGTACGCTCCAAGGACGGCCAGTAA
- the LOC126756172 gene encoding uncharacterized protein LOC126756172 isoform X2, producing the protein MRLCSSWVAAWLLLAYCSGAGVVRVAARGYTTSGSGGSTIIIVEDAKACFRRVLAGKRISPRFVRRTFACERVEDCMRQCGIEKRFMCEGFNYRLDPSGHGQGDCELIEIPLAQIDLYSSSSQRDSNLLRHPDYDYYERDRNAPPSCRRTPCRECSKGGTLSSPPLYLKPSGWSDKPPYREEHHYLPSPPSASGYGSDEHRYHPPSSTAIDHYHPSGPPPPSSSISYDHRPPPSSSSEYHHSSAFEFSSHGSSYFEHTPPSGYGSSGTGSGPVDRYDYIRPDEHRYRPDRPDRWESIPSSPGYDGAHYRPRPESDRFRPPYRPGPDYSPYRPVSHEVSGPSGPPDSYRPGLPPPPPPSTHNYLDRDGPPPSGYKGSSKFVPYLIGQEKDWGSYGGSYGGSYNKQSSYWGLNEHNRRRDPLDFNYFELGGARPGSQREPNSVLSYPGSSYGGFGSEGFRDRHDYRHSWTRRPGPDECSAKIGEGFRLHKTAIKHSTTVPTLVECEQLCSGQDGFICHTYSYRYNQAGRDNCMLCDRPINSLDYYVDIEPDRDYDIYSMSDDLDVCRNPSRSDEPGHYGARPGTALTDPRNAQCFFRAIDATRFYKSIVRDSLTVRSVGECEMECIKSVKFTCRAFAYRYGQQRHASVIDNCQLSDWPVRDMDKGRHLIQDAAFDVFERASYGHGCEIQPIVDDKHKKSVCYLGYGSPAKLLSTAIKKVISVPSELACKKECIRYRETTSFKCYSFSYGSRATSYNCELSDLDQTELKLNVHYTHTDDRDYWLFAWNPFDWTCRDKVNTIGGSRVNNDRRMDIFREPGDVAWRHYTVTGKACRPSSPCAKNLVTGFYSCEIEGGEIGSWDYCCKAEHPCGYSQGFDYPWCFVGDEADQWRKCSDRYYPGNKTTSITHSSFKFASLKGEKKKHTLDSSTATNEYQRPPRPGGLQSLSDFTAARLWPVTYLYSEGPPNSTEFSNFVDCNKESC; encoded by the exons ATGCGGTTGTGCAGCAGTTGGGTTGCTGCCTGGCTGTTGTTGGCCTACTGCAGCGGGGCAGGCGTAGTGCGTGTTGCGGCACGTGGATACACGACCAGCGGCAGTGGCGGCAGCACCATCATAATTGTCGAGGATGCAAAAG CCTGCTTCCGACGCGTGTTGGCTGGCAAACGCATTTCGCCACGCTTTGTACGCAGGACATTCGCATGCGAACGCGTCGAGGATTGTATGCGTCAGTGTGGCATCGAGAAGCGTTTTATGTGCGAAGGTTTCAACTATCGACTCGATCCATCCGGTCATGGTCAGGGCGATTGTGAACTGATCGAGATACCATTGGCGCAAATTGACTTGTACTCCAGTTCGAGTCAACGCGACTCGAATTTGCTGCGACATCCCGATTATGACTATTATGAACGTGATCGTAATGCGCCGCCTAGTTGTAGACGTACGCCATGTCGTGAGTGTTCGAAGGGTGGCACACTCAGTAGTCCACCGCTGTATTTGAAACCGAGCGGTTGGAGCGATAAACCGCCGTATCGTGAAGAGCATCATTATTTGCCTTCACCGCCAAGCGCCAGCGGCTATGGTAGCGATGAACATCGTTATCACCCACCAAGCAGCACTGCCATTGATCACTATCATCCGTCGGGACCACCGCCACCATCTTCATCGATTTCGTATGATCATCGACCACCGCCATCATCGTCTTCAGAGTATCACCATTCAAGCGCATTTGAGTTCTCTTCGCATGGTTCTTCTTATTTTGAGCATACGCCACCGAGTGGTTATGGTAGTAGCGGCACCGGTTCTGGACCAGTGGATCGTTATGACTACATACGTCCGGACGAGCATCGTTATCGCCCAGACAGACCAGATCGTTGGGAGAGTATACCAAGTAGTCCTGGTTATGATGGTGCACATTATCGTCCCAGACCGGAAAGCGATCGCTTTCGTCCACCCTATAGGCCGGGTCCCGACTACTCGCCGTACCGTCCTGTCTCGCATGAAGTAAGCGGTCCATCCGGTCCACCAGACTCGTATAGACCGGGactaccaccaccaccaccaccatcgaCGCATAATTATTTGGATCGTGATGGACCACCACCTAGCGGTTACAAAGGTTCTTCTAAATTTGTGCCCTACCTGATAGGCCAGGAGAAAGACTGGGGCAGTTATGGCGGTAGCTATGGTGGCAGCTATAATAAACAGTCATCGTATTGGGGTTTGAATGAGCATAATCGTCGTAGAGATCCGCTCGATTTCAATTACTTTGAGTTAGGTGGCGCAAGACCTGGCTCACAACGTGAACCGAACTCAGTGTTGAGTTATCCTGGTTCCAGTTATGGCGGATTCGGTTCGGAAGGATTCAGAGATCGTCACGATTACAGACACTCGTGGACACGGCGTCCAGGCCCGGATG AATGCTCGGCGAAGATCGGTGAGGGCTTCCGACTGCACAAAACCGCAATAAAACATTCCACCACTGTGCCAACACTTGTGGAATGCGAACAATTGTGTTCGGGACAGGATGGCTTCATCTGTCACACCTACAGTTACCGTTACAATCAAGCCGGCCGCGATAATTGCATGTTGTGCGATCGTCCCATCAACTCGTTGGATTATTACGTAGACATTGAACCGGACCGCGATTATGACATATATTCTATGTCTGATGATTTGGATGTATGTCGAAATCCATCACGCAGCGATGAGCCAGGTCATTATGGCGCAAGACCAGGCACCGCGCTCACAGATCCACGTAATGCTC AGTGCTTCTTCCGTGCCATCGATGCAACACGCTTCTACAAGTCCATTGTGCGCGACTCGTTGACCGTGCGTTCGGTCGGCGAATGTGAAATGGAATGTATTAAATCGGTGAAATTCACTTGTCGCGCCTTTGCCTATCGCTACGGGCAGCAGCGTCATGCCAGCGTCATTGATAACTGTCAGCTGAGTGATTGGCCGGTGCGTGACATGGACAAGGGGCGTCATCTAATCCAGGATGCGGCCTTCGATGTGTTTGAGCGCGCAAGTTACGGACATGGTTGTGAAATACAGCCGATTGTGGATGATAAACATAAGAAAT CGGTGTGTTATTTGGGCTATGGTTCACCGGCTAAGCTGCTCTCCACagctattaaaaaagtaatatccGTACCTTCTGAGCTTGCTTGTAAGAAGGAATGTATACGTTATCGTGAAACGACATCCTTCAAGTGTTACTCCTTCAGTTACGG TTCTCGTGCCACTTCCTACAACTGTGAACTCTCCGATCTCGATCAAACCGAATTGAAATTGAATGTCCATTACACACATACAGATGATCGCGATTATTGGCTCTTCGCTTGGAATCCTTTCGATTGGACTTGTCGTGATAAAGTGAACACTATCGGTGGATCTCGTGTGAATAACGACCGGCGTATGGATATATTCCGTGAACCGG GAGATGTCGCCTGGCGTCATTATACCGTCACCGGTAAGGCATGTCGCCCGAGCAGTCCGTGTGCGAAAAATCTCGTAACTGGTTTCTATTCGTGCGAAATCGAAGGCGGTGAGATTGGCTCGTGGGATTATTGCTGCAAGGCTGAACACCCCTGTGGCTACTCGCAGGGGTTCGATTATCCATG GTGCTTTGTGGGCGATGAGGCCGATCAGTGGCGCAAATGCAGTGATCGCTATTATCCGGGCAACAAAACGACGTCTATCACACATTCCAGTTTTAAGTTCGCATCGCTGAAGGgcgagaagaagaagcataCGCTTGACAGCAGCACAGCAACCAATGAATATCAGCGACCACCGCGACCTGGTGGCTTGCAGAGTTTGAGCGATTTTACCGCCGCGCGCCTATGGCCCGTTACATATCTTTACAGCGAGGGGCCACCTAATTCCACCGAGTTTAGTAATTTCGTCGACTGCAACAAGGAATCATGCTAG
- the LOC126756182 gene encoding uncharacterized protein LOC126756182 isoform X1, whose protein sequence is MMAEFHRLADQKYTEAEYLFQQTIEMAKSDEEYDVELCSTPPPQTGEMYDLELVPQEPSIFSWKVVKRRQRPHRRYTVSHGAPPAPPSTPTSLTANNTPAPSPTASSNLNVNGSSADDEPLNSLLYILDYAPKYKKKLKEQQRTDAELAELFNVIKITSSGLGTSGAGGVSGNTSNGGGTLAEENSAKLPPERGISVNSRVIRKHDANAKIFKIHRNPKEFFRDPVAVGGGGEEEDSVSAPEYDDAEEEETRFRRLRRYKVATIRRRLRISKRQRRFARFEQQERMDAMMDNFDAAMTMHDA, encoded by the exons ATGATGGCGGAGTTCCATCGACTGGCTGACCAAAAATATACCGAGGCTGAATATCTCTTCCAG CAGACAATCGAAATGGCCAAATCGGATGAAGAGTATGATGTGGAATTATGTTCTACGCCACCGCCGCAAACAGGTGAAATGTATGATTTGGAGTTGGTGCCGCAAGAGCCCAGTATTTTCTCTTGGAAGGTTGTGAAACGTCGACAGCGGCCGCATCGCCGCTATACGGTGTCGCATGGCGCACCACCAGCGCCGCCATCCACGCCCACATCACTGACGGCAAATAATACGCCTGCGCCCTCACCCACCGCCTCCAGCAATCTCAACGTCAATGGTAGTAGTGCTGACGATGAGCCGCTGAACAGCCTCCTCTACATTCTCGATTATGCACCCAAGTACAAAAAGAAACTCAAGGAGCAACAACGCACCGATGCAGAATTAGCAGAACTCTTCAATGTTATCAAGATAACTAGTAGTGGTTTGGGCACAAGTGGGGCCGGTGGAGTTAGTGGGAATACGAGTAATGGTGGTGGTACGCTAGCGGAGGAAAATTCAGCAAAGCTACCGCCAGAACGTGGCATTAGCGTTAACTCCCGTGTGATACGAAAGCATGACGCCAATgcaaaaatcttcaaaatcCATCGGAATCCTAAAGAGTTTTTTCGGGACCCGGTGGCAGTGGGTGGTGGTGGCGAAGAGGAGGACTCAGTGTCCGCGCCCGAATACGATGATGCCGAAGAAGAGGAGACACGTTTTCGGCGACTGAGACGCTACAAAGTTGCCACAATACGTCGTCGATTACGGATATCCAAGCGGCAAAGACGTTTTGCACGCTTTGAGCAGCAGGAGCGTATGGACGCTATGATGGACAATTTCGATGCCGCCATGACAATGCATGATGCCTAA
- the LOC126756182 gene encoding uncharacterized protein LOC126756182 isoform X2, with the protein MMAEFHRLADQKYTEAEYLFQTIEMAKSDEEYDVELCSTPPPQTGEMYDLELVPQEPSIFSWKVVKRRQRPHRRYTVSHGAPPAPPSTPTSLTANNTPAPSPTASSNLNVNGSSADDEPLNSLLYILDYAPKYKKKLKEQQRTDAELAELFNVIKITSSGLGTSGAGGVSGNTSNGGGTLAEENSAKLPPERGISVNSRVIRKHDANAKIFKIHRNPKEFFRDPVAVGGGGEEEDSVSAPEYDDAEEEETRFRRLRRYKVATIRRRLRISKRQRRFARFEQQERMDAMMDNFDAAMTMHDA; encoded by the exons ATGATGGCGGAGTTCCATCGACTGGCTGACCAAAAATATACCGAGGCTGAATATCTCTTCCAG ACAATCGAAATGGCCAAATCGGATGAAGAGTATGATGTGGAATTATGTTCTACGCCACCGCCGCAAACAGGTGAAATGTATGATTTGGAGTTGGTGCCGCAAGAGCCCAGTATTTTCTCTTGGAAGGTTGTGAAACGTCGACAGCGGCCGCATCGCCGCTATACGGTGTCGCATGGCGCACCACCAGCGCCGCCATCCACGCCCACATCACTGACGGCAAATAATACGCCTGCGCCCTCACCCACCGCCTCCAGCAATCTCAACGTCAATGGTAGTAGTGCTGACGATGAGCCGCTGAACAGCCTCCTCTACATTCTCGATTATGCACCCAAGTACAAAAAGAAACTCAAGGAGCAACAACGCACCGATGCAGAATTAGCAGAACTCTTCAATGTTATCAAGATAACTAGTAGTGGTTTGGGCACAAGTGGGGCCGGTGGAGTTAGTGGGAATACGAGTAATGGTGGTGGTACGCTAGCGGAGGAAAATTCAGCAAAGCTACCGCCAGAACGTGGCATTAGCGTTAACTCCCGTGTGATACGAAAGCATGACGCCAATgcaaaaatcttcaaaatcCATCGGAATCCTAAAGAGTTTTTTCGGGACCCGGTGGCAGTGGGTGGTGGTGGCGAAGAGGAGGACTCAGTGTCCGCGCCCGAATACGATGATGCCGAAGAAGAGGAGACACGTTTTCGGCGACTGAGACGCTACAAAGTTGCCACAATACGTCGTCGATTACGGATATCCAAGCGGCAAAGACGTTTTGCACGCTTTGAGCAGCAGGAGCGTATGGACGCTATGATGGACAATTTCGATGCCGCCATGACAATGCATGATGCCTAA
- the LOC126756181 gene encoding endonuclease G, mitochondrial — protein MNKRIVRNIVVCATAATCAYYTGKYVERQQLEAPHTEQRTFVQDAQQRFERRPGLPIFGTVSAAVPVPAEEVNLTATPARISQIMKYGFPGLDHVRSYSDFVLSYDRRNRVPHWVFEHLTPASVARNDAVDRSKCDFRADESIHPFFRAQNTDYRRSGYDRGHMAAAGNHRRHQKHCEDTFFLSNMAPQVGQGFNRDSWNRLEMYVRKLTQTYPNVYVCTGPLYLPRKEDDGKTYVKYEVIGANTVAVPTHFYKVIVGETADQQLDMEAYVMPNQVISDDTPLQVFQVPPETVERAAGLLFFDQVNRKQLRRINGKKA, from the exons ATGAATAAAAGAATAGTTAGAAATATCGTAGTATGTGCGACGGCCGCTACTTGTGCCTACTACACGGGTAAATACGTAGAGCGTCAACAACTTGAGGCGCCACACACGGAGCAACGAACATTTGTGCAGGATGCACAGCAGAGG TTTGAACGTCGTCCCGGACTACCCATTTTCGGTACTGTCTCCGCTGCAGTGCCAGTGCCTGCAGAAGAAGTGAACCTCACCGCCACACCAGCGCGCATTTCGCAAATCATGAAATACGGTTTTCCCGGCCTCGATCACGTACGCTCCTATTCCGATTTTGTGCTGTCCTATGATAGACGCAATCGCGTGCCACATTGGGTTTTCGAACATTTAACACCCGCATCGGTGGCGCGTAACGACGCGGTGGATCGTTCCAAATGTGACTTTCGTGCCGACGAAAGTATACATCCATTCTTTCGCGCACAAAATACCGATTACCGACGTTCAGGCTACGATCGCGGACACATGGCGGCGGCGGGCAATCACCGGCGTCATCAGAAACACTGTGAAGACACCTTCTTTCTATCGAATATGGCACCGCAAGTGGGACAGGGTTTCAATCGCGATTCGTGGAATCGACTGGAGATGTATGTGCGTAAATTAACGCAGACCTATCCGAATGTGTACGTGTGCACGGGGCCATTGTATTTGCCGCGTAAAGAAGACGATGGCAAGACCTATGTGAAATATGAGGTAATCGGCGCCAATACTGTGGCGGTGCCGACGCATTTTTACAAAGTCATTGTGGGTGAAACGGCCGATCAGCAACTGGATATGGAGGCGTACGTAATGCCTAATCAAGTGATCAGCGACGACACGCCACTGCAGGTGTTTCAAGTGCCACCAGAAACGGTGGAACGTGCAGCTGGTCTACTCTTCTTCGATCAAGTGAATCGTAAGCAGCTTAGGCGTATCAACGGCAAGAAAGCCTGA